From the genome of Planctomycetota bacterium:
GTTCAGTCGATGTTGTTCGTGGCGATCGTCGTGCTCTTGAGGCGGATTTTGTGCGTCTTGCCTTCGCGATCGATGGTGAACGCCCCGCCCCACACGCCGGCGTACGGCCCTGTGTCCCACTTGACCGTCTGGCTCGCCGCGTCGAACGAATACGTCCCCTCGCCCTGAAGTTTGTCGCCCGGGAGGAACGCCTTGTACTTCCCGCTGGCTAGCTCAAACGACCCGAGAAACAGCGGCGGTTTCCCGACGGCTCCGTAGCTCATGATCCGATACTTCCCATCGCGCGGCCCGGTCGCCGCCGCCGCATCGTCGGCCGCGCGGACGCACAGCACGGTCCACACGAACATCACCACCGCAACGATCATCGCACGACGATTCATGAGGTCTTCTCCATGGATGAAGGCGTTCCCGACACGCCCGCGGATTCTACCATGCCCGGCGCGCCGCGGGTGATCGAGTTCAAACGCGCCATGGATTGAACATGTAGCGCACGGCGGTGAACGTAGATGCTGCCGACAAAACCAATGCTGTAGACGGCGAGCATGACGGCGATGACTTTGGGTGATCGGGCGATCTGAAGGTTTTGCTGGGTGAACGAGACGATGTACAAGGCGATGGCATTGTTGCAGAAGTGGCCGATCATTGATGGGTAGATGGATTGCGTTGCGAGTGTTGTATATCCGAGCCAGAGCCCGATCGGTATTACGAATGGAATCTTTGATGGATTCAAATGTGCGCAGGCGAAGAGTATTGCTGAGAGGGCGATCGCAGCAGGCGCGGACATTCTGCAGGCGAGCCATCGTGTCGCCAGACCTCTGAAGAGCAACTCCTCGCACATTCCGGGTATCAGCGACGCGATCAAGAATATGCCCACTACTTCCATCCCAGCCGATTCCTGAAGTGACAAGCCGAGCAGACGTTCGACCGGGTCTTCGCTACCCATGCTCATGCGCGCGATGACCATCAGTAGCGATACGAATAACGTGCCCATGATCCAAAGCGGCCAGGTCGCCGCCGAGAGCCGGCCGGGCACGAATCCCAATGCGGATGTGAGTTGACGCGGGCGCGGCAATCGCCACGCCGCAAGTATCGCCGCCACGAACATCGTGAACTGCATTGGCAGCGCGGCTGGGGCCAGCAGGCCTAAGCCGTGCGTCTTGTAATCGTAATAGATTGCCAACGGTTTGGTGCCGGATGGCGCATACACCACATGCTGCACGATCGGCGGCGCCCAGTGCGCCATCGAAGCCTTCGTCAATAAATAACCGATTGCGACCGCTGTGACCGTGACGACCACCACATGCCAGCTTCGCGAAGCATCGACCGGCTCCAACTCCGACTCCACCGTCGGCGTCAACCGGAGAACATCATCAATGGGCGCGGCTGTGCCGTCGGGTTCGATGGGGGGGAGCGTCCCGGACATGAACGGCGATGATATCCGCCAATCGCGCGGGGTCGCAAATGCGAAGGACTTGGCTGCGGCGATCATCGAGTGGATAATGTACGAGGCCATCACGGCAGGCGGGGGTCATTCATGAAAATTGAAAGCATCATTCGACCCGGGGAATTCGCGTCCATCGGTCAGTTGATTTTCAGCGATGATCGAGTGGGCGTGACGGATGGCGGGTACGTTCTGGGCATGGTGAGCCGCGCATCGCTGACGGGCTATCGGCTGGAGTATCGAAGCAGCTTCAAGCATCCTCGCGCGGGATTCTTGATGGGGGTCATCCTTGCGGGCCTGCCGCTGCAGACAGTGGCGGGCGATCCGTTGAATCTCGGTTGGCTGATCCTTTCGACGCCGCTGCGCATGATCGCCTCGTTTTGCATGTTCACCTTCGGCGCGGCGATGCTCGTCAGCGTGGCGTGTCGGCGCGACATCCCATGGATCGTCTTCGAGCGAGCGGCGGGGGAGCGGGCGTTTCCATTGCAAGCGGAATTACCCCCCGAGGCGGTCGCGGTGATGGATCAGATGTGCGAACGACACGCGGAGGAAACGCAATAGCTTGAATCCGGGGCTCCCTGCTTCGCGAAGCGCTGCGCAGGGCGGCGTCGCGTCCTTAGAACACGTGTGAGAAGTCCATGGATCAACGAGCCGCGACCGTCAGGGAGCGGTCGAACCAAGCATCCCTGTGCGGCGCCGCGACCGCTCCCTCACGGTCGCGGCTCGTTAAACGCCCCCTTCTCACACACGTTCTTAAGCCGTCATCTTCTCCCGCACGCGCTCCAGCAGTTTCTTCGTGGCGATGACGCCCGCTTCCTCGCTCATGCCGCTGCCTTCGTATTCGATGCCCA
Proteins encoded in this window:
- a CDS encoding CPBP family intramembrane metalloprotease, which produces MASYIIHSMIAAAKSFAFATPRDWRISSPFMSGTLPPIEPDGTAAPIDDVLRLTPTVESELEPVDASRSWHVVVVTVTAVAIGYLLTKASMAHWAPPIVQHVVYAPSGTKPLAIYYDYKTHGLGLLAPAALPMQFTMFVAAILAAWRLPRPRQLTSALGFVPGRLSAATWPLWIMGTLFVSLLMVIARMSMGSEDPVERLLGLSLQESAGMEVVGIFLIASLIPGMCEELLFRGLATRWLACRMSAPAAIALSAILFACAHLNPSKIPFVIPIGLWLGYTTLATQSIYPSMIGHFCNNAIALYIVSFTQQNLQIARSPKVIAVMLAVYSIGFVGSIYVHRRALHVQSMARLNSITRGAPGMVESAGVSGTPSSMEKTS